The DNA window CTCAGGACATGGCATCGTGTCACTGTGATGTCCCCTCAGGACGTGGCATTGTGTCACCATCAGGGCTCTTCTGTGTCACCAGTGTCCCTCAGGACGTGGCATCGTGTCACCGTAAGGGCTTCTTGGGGTCGAGCTTTGTGTCACCACAGTGTCCCCTCAGGACACGGCGTCCTGTCACCATCAGGGCTCCTTTGTGTCACCACAGTGTCCCCTCAGGACACCCCGTGCCGTGTCACTGCGAGGGGACACGCGGTGTCCTGTCACGGGACAGCTGCTGGGGACAATCCCGTGCCCCCcgtccctcctgctgctccctgctcttcctccactcctcctcctcctcctgctgctccctgctcttcctccactcctcctcctcctcccggtCCAGgcgctgcagctgctgctccacctcCTCGGGCACCGTCACTTCCAGAAGGTTCTCCAGCCCGCCTCGGGCTCGTCCCCGATCAGCacctgggggggacacggggacagggatGGTGGGACCCCACCCTGATCCTGTGGGATGGGACCCCCACCCTGATTCTGTGGGATGGGACCCCCACCCTGCCACTTGGGGCCTGGGACCAGGATCTGGGATCAGAACCAGGACCAGGATCTGGGACAAGGACTTGGGACCAGGATCTGGGACCAGAAAAAGGACCTGGGACCAGGATCTGGGAGAAGGACCAGGGCCAGGATGGGACAAGGACTCAGGACCAGGATCTGggaccagaaaaaaacctgggaCCAGGATCTGGGACCAGAACCAGGAGCAGGATCTGGGACAAGGACTCGGGACCAGGATCATGACCAGGATCCGGGACCAGAACCAGGACCTGGGACAAGGA is part of the Chiroxiphia lanceolata isolate bChiLan1 chromosome 1, bChiLan1.pri, whole genome shotgun sequence genome and encodes:
- the LOC116793001 gene encoding uncharacterized protein LOC116793001 — protein: MGDHKVIQVIVLVLGPGTKDQVIILVFGPDSGPRSWSWVLVFGPGSVLVSSLGPDSGPGSWSQVLILVPGPGPRSWFYVLVSGPAPAAKSLSQVLVLVPDPGHDPGPESLSQILLLVLVPDPDPGPKSLSQILVLVLIPDPGPRPQVAGWGSHPTESGWGSHPTGSGWGPTIPVPVSPPGADRGRARGGLENLLEVTVPEEVEQQLQRLDREEEEEWRKSREQQEEEEEWRKSREQQEGRGARDCPQQLSRDRTPRVPSQ